The genomic DNA ataattttcaaaaaaaaaatggtcattATACATATCAAGGTAAAGTGATAACAATGTGGAAGGGAAAGCTAAttatgttaaaagaaaatttatgaagAACCCACTTTATTGTTACCTTATGAAGGATAAACTAAGGAGAGAAAGGCATATCTTAACACCATAATAAGTAACTTTTGTGTGTATCAAAAAAATGTTTGTGGAGCCTGATAAATCAAAAAATTGTCATGTAGATACATCTCAAATTCTGATAAAAGGTGAAAATTTTTTAGTACTTTGAAAAATAGAAGGCAAATTTTTTATCCCAAATGTCTGTTATATgtcaaacataaaaaacaatatgCTAAGATTCAGTCAACTCTTAGAAAAAGGATTATGATATtcacaagaaaaatcaaagtttACCAACAAAAGATCAATATACCGATTTGATTACTAATATACCCATGACAAGAAATAAAATGTTCTTGTTAAACATTTAAAGCAACGTTATAAAATATCCAAATTTTTGTATCAATGATCCCTCTTGTTGAACATTTAATACATCATATATGGGCATCTTAATTATGGAGGATTGAAATTACTAACCAATAGAAAAATGGTCTATAGATCTCCTGGATCAATTGTACAATGGATATGTATTTTGAAAACATGTCTAAAAAACATTTCGAaatgaaacaactaaaagaataaaaaggcCTCTAAAGCTTATTCTTGTGGATCCAGGCAATCTAATTCATTTAAACTctttttataagaataaatattttttatttattattgattattttagtaaaaacaaACTAGGgtgtattttttgaaataaaaatttaaaagtgctTTTAAGACATTTAAACCATttgttgaaaaaagaaagaggttATCACATAAAGGTAATAAGATACgacaaaaaaatgtaaatttatataataaaaaaattgaagaatattGTGAAAATTATAGGACTCGTCAGTctttaactatttaaaattcttCACAATAAAATGGagttattaaaagaaaaaaataaactatttttaacatGACCCAAAGGAAgttaaaacataagaaaatgcTTAAATAATTTGCAGTTGAAGaagttaattaaataatttatttgtcaaaTTATTCTCCTAAtcaaagtttataaaataaaacattataacaTATATGGAATGGAAAAACAATCTAGCTGTTTTCACTTTAGAATGTTTGGAAATATTACATATGATCATGTGttgaataaaaacaatcaaaGTTAGATAACAAgagtgaaaaatatattttcataagcTATAACTTAAGTTTCAATGGTTACAAGTGGTACAATTTAAGTGATTAAAATATCCCTATTAGTAGAGACACCAAGTTTAATGAAAAAAGTAACATATGATTAGGGTACTCAAAAAGACAATTATGATCCTTCTCCCCAAAAAGAACAAACAAGAAGTCACCACTCCACATTCAATACCATTGAGATCAAGTTCTAATAACATCgactcaaacaaaaaaaatatcatgtatCATGAGTCTACATGAAATTTATAAGGAAATATCAAAGGTAATGAGTCAAGTTATAAAAGTCAAACAAGAGAAATATCATCATTAGTAGATATGTCAAGCTTAATAAAGAAGAGATATGGGATTGGAGTATCCAAGACAATAGCTATAATATCTCTTCACTTTTTAAAGAAGTACAAATAAGAGAAGGCTTTCAAAAGATTATTATTCCTCTTCCATCATCTCCTCTattaattgatgaaattcaaataatatcatcttcattgaaaaattcaaacaaaataacacCAAATTTAAAGAGTCTACAAGAAATTTATaaggtaataaaaaatatattttcacaaATTGCAAGTTAAGGTCCAAATGTTACAAGTTGTATTATCtaagtaataaaaatatcatcacTAATAGATACATcaagtttaataaaaaagaaacataggATTGTGTGCCCTAGAAGACATCTACAATATTCCTCCACTCTTGAACAAGAAGAACAAATAAGAGATCCCTGCTCTTTTTTAATCACTAACCTCATCAATTAATGAAGTTTCATTAACATTATCTTCATTTGATAGATTAAACAAAAGAGTACCACATCTCAagaatctattaaaaattttgttagatgacaaaaaatcaaaatgctCTTTCTTTTGTCTTATTGTAAATTTAgtattaataagttttaaaGAAGCATtgcaagataaaaaaaaattaaaaaaattaaaaaggaaaaataaaggaTTCATTGAAGCCTAGCTAGTAAATTGGGTTAGGCCTGAAACTAGATCTCTTGGGCTTGACCATCTTATAACTTTGGGCTCATCTTGAACTAGCCGCAGGGGTCTGTTCCATCCTTCAGTCTCAAAATAGACTATATGTCATGCATCAAAATAAGAGTAGGAGCTGAAGCCCCATATCCCTCGATGTAAATTTGACGTAATTCGGGCCGCATTCAGCAATCCTTGAGCTCAAATTTGGGCCAAATGTGCCATGGCCATTATAGAACTATCGGCCTGTTATTGGGCTGGCTTGAAAAAAAGAGGGAATGGGAGAGGTAGGAATAGTAGTCAAATTGAATTTGGCTACATCAACCaactaagataaaaaaatttaaacattaattGAGCCATGGTCCCGGCGGGGCTCGAACCCGCGACCTTCGGCTCATAAGACCAACGCTCTAACCAACTGAGCTACGGGACCAAGACGTTTATTAAAGTtgaaatcttattatttaaatgcTTTTGGGTCTGCAATATATGGTATGAGATGGCCGTTGACTTCATTCAGACCAGCTTTGCTTTCTTCCATCTGCATTAAGCTTTACATTGATTCACTTAGAAAGTAGACTAATTATTTTCTACATTCCACattcttcaaaatcaaattttcataattcttttACTAACACAAGGATGATAATATCATAACGATAACGCATTAAAGTTTACATAAGGAAAAGTTGAACAAAATTTACCCTAAGTTTATAGATGGGCACTCTTTATCTATATTCAAATTATacacgtgttttttttttctttaatttaattgtatgaGTCTCATGAAAGCTAGggaaaaaacattataaatcaACGATattgtctttattttattttattttttaaaaaacaaaaatcattgattttttataaaaaaaaaaaaaatcttaataaaacAGTCTAGCTGATAATTAAGTATAGTTCTAAATTGAGATTacttagaaaaaataaaggcTAAATTGAAATACGGCTGAAATacaaaagtgatttttacaaaGTATCCTTATAGATACTTGAATTTCGTATTATCAATTATTTGTACAGGAATAGGTATATATGTGAATAAATCCTTCAAGATAATAATGGTAGTGAGTTATCCCACACTACCCACTTTAGGGTGGTCTCCATTGTCTTGTTTTCATATAGGCTTTTTGAAACCTAGActtctattttcttattatgtTACCTATCTTTGGGTAGATGCACGCTTTTATGTGGAGGGAAGTCTCCTTCCACTTATAGTGGAAGCGTCCACTTGATGATGTCAATGAAAGGAGAGGTCATCCCAACATGTTAAGATGGGTGATGAAGGGTCACATCCTCATCTTCACTTGTTGCCTTCAGTAACTGCTCGCATTGTTGAAGGGAGGCTTGTATCACTTTTCTTCATCCTTCATCGTAAGGGAAGTCTTTTTAAGATTAATATCATCAAAACGTTTTACCCATGTCCGCAAAGTTTGAGGAACCTAATCTGGTTTGGTGCACCTTGATGGTAGGTTTTGTCAGTGAAAAATCACACTAGCTAAAcgtattgaaataaaataaaataaagaaaataaaatatttatatattttgatataaccTTCTACATTCATAGAAAAGAGagatcaaatttattaataaatttcaagaatacACACTTCGAACTCTCTCAATACACCCTTTGTTAATCACtctctttcacttttttctctcttctttcttttctctccgTTACTCTTATATAAACCACATATTTATAGAATCGTATGAAACTAATAGTTTTTTATCCTAGTCAAActcaaaaaagaatttatcaaaacaaaaactctactaatattaaattttctataaataaataaaatattaatttgagttatatatatcccaacaatctccaccttaaTTGAATTGAATTCTCTCAATTCTacataattaatgaaaataaacatataTCGAGTTCAAACTCTTGTCAAACTTgacttaaaaaattgtttttatcttCCTTATAACTTCATTTCTTCTACAATTACTTTCATTTTTGTGCCAATGAGTACTCTTAGCCAAAAATAaagtcatcatcatcttctCACACTCTTCTACTTTGACAACTTCATTAACACCAACAAAAAACCCTTTATGGAATGGTTCCACCTTCATTACTCTACCGAAATCTATCTTCTAATCAAAGTGCATAAATCTTTcatctttttcccttttataacTATTAAAACACCTTTATTGATTAGGAAGAAGGTATCAAACCACTCATTAAATAGACACATATGAAAAGAACTTTTAgaatctaaaatctaaaagtcaacaaaattttcatcaactataaTAAAGAGAATATCACCTTCTTTATCAAACTCTTCATCAACAATATTACTAGAATTTGAAGTCTCTTGGGTTTCAAAAATTTTCCCTCTTTTTAGGTACCTTGTCAATTTTTGGCAATACCTTTTGATATGACCCTTTTTGTGGTAGTAATAACTCTTCATATCCCTTCAAAAGTGTGAATGAGAATGATCATCTCTTCCATTATAATATCTCTCTCACAATTTTTTCCAATCATGTCGTGTTTCAAAATTCATCATAAGAGCTTATCCAAACAAATTACTTAActgcttaatatttttttgtatataaaagaGCATTTGACATTTCATCCACTGTCAACATTGTATTTCTAACTAAAAGTGTAGTCATCATTATCttatatgattttgattttgttgcGACAGTGAAAACTTTCATGCAAATATCGTtaatcaagaaaacaaagataaaacaataacaCATACAGTACATAATGTTTTAATGTGATTCGGTCAACCATACCTAtatccacggatgagagagaatcatttcactatacaatagagaacatTACATATGATAAAACCAAAACATTATAGAAGATataaccagatacaactattgggttcttGAAACATCACATGTTTTCCCACTTTTTGTATCCTTACCCTACCACGAGCCTTTTCACTCCACCAGGTACCTCTCtatcttcctcacatctctatccacctagTATAGTCTTTATAAGTTTATCtatatctcataactttttcccttcatgacctaaaatatttatagaaatatttccaATAAcattccttattctataaggaaatctaatattacaatatatatcaacctagaaataatctatataatattctttacaaaaaaagaatttatactaATGAGGAATTTaagacacttcctaacaatctccatcTTTAACCAAATTCCATGAAATCGATCTTCAAACTTTCCATGATACAAGCTTATTGTATCATATCATCACAagagagcaatcgactccaccttcatTGAAATTCTtgttgttttcatcttgtgtgttTTGTGATCTTTTACTCTTTCAAAAATCTTCAACTCATACTAGTTTGTTACGTCGGTGGAAGTTTTGATGCAAacattatttatcaaaaacataTATAGATTTATGTGGAAAAAAACCCTAGACGGAAAAACCACGTGAAGTGGAGAAGAATAATCCACTATCAAAAATTGGTACAAAAGGAGAAAGTATCAAGCTGCTACAATATAAATCCCTAAAAACCTATATACCATCTCAAAAATATAAAtgggagaaaataaataaataaagcaaggaaaaatcattttttatatatatatcgcACCGCAAACTTTTTTggttgaacaaaaaaaaaaatcgggtCACCAAGCTCTAATGGATTTAAATGCCAATAAAATAAGGACTTGATCTTTTTCATTAATCTTAACCTCtatgtttaataattaggtaATACACTagctaaatttattttatatgattcttaacatttattttttcatccaTCTTCAATTCGAATAGttgtttctttatatatatatataacctttttttctaacttctcccataatttaaaatgaaacttctcattcaaaatactaaaatttattttatgaattagaCTTAATCTAATGGTACTTACTACTCTTACTTCTAAATTCTCTTCTCATTCCTTATGTCACCCTCTTTAATTTCTTGTCATATAATGCTTTGATAAGTTCTTGTTACATCAAAACATCTTTAATAATACTTCATTAAataccaaaattattttttctatcaaacgaatcaatatcatattttattcttaacatcatcttcaatatatatatatatatatatatatatatatatatatatatatatatatttaccatCTTCACATTTTCCACTTTGATaccacttattacaaaaattcACAACATCctaatataatagaaaaataaaataaaatagagaaaacctGCTAATATTACATCATGATTCGGTGTAATCACATACGTGGACGTGGACGGGAAATGAGCTTCAAGCCTTCAAAGGCCACAAATCTAAAGAGCTAAAAATTCTACCATATTAAGCATTTGCTTTTTAAAGAGTAGTTCTACAGACTTCTACTATTCTCCACTTCCTCTTATCTGTCAATCCACTCTACTCTTCCTTCAAACAGGGACCTTCCCATCAAAGAATTCAGGAATAAACAACCCTTAAATTAAAgtgataaaaattcaaatttatgatTCGATAATCCAAAATCGAAAATTAGACCAGACAAAGCCCCGACGTTACAAATCATTTCAGCACCATCGTTAGAACAACAAAGTTTAAATTGATATATCATTTCTAATCTTGAGCTAAATTTAATCAAACGCACAAATGGTACAATATGATTGAGGAAGGTTTggaaaattaagaaatgattgtaGAAGCGATTGAAAAAGATCCGATTGAAAGAACTGaaagataaaattgaaaataaagtgagactactaaatattttaaatgaatttgagccttatatttgaaaattataccaccaaaagtattaaagaaaagaaaaaatttagtgattaataagattaaaaaaaaatgtttgataaaaattaatacttaTTGTTTAAtgaattaagttgattttaaattaagttatatttaaattattgacttaaaacttattactaaaaTTGTTGATTCTTGAGCCCACAAAATGGCCAAGGTAGGAGGTTGGGCTTTGTTATAAAATAACGGGTCCCAGGAATGGGCTTTAgccaaaaatttatatatagtgGATCTTCCATGCTTATAAAAAGAGGGGACAAGTTGAACAGTTTGGTTCGTTTAGAACCGCCCGATTCCATTGGGTCACTGGTTCGACCATTGGTTTAGGCGATTTGTGACCGATCCAATGCTCAAACGGTTTAATAGAACAAATCGGACCGAAAATTTTATCGGTCGACCGTTGAACCAGCTTTTCAAAACAATGGCTTTAAGATGCAGTGATGCTTACATCTTCTATGAGGATAGTTTTTATAGCATCCTATTCCTCACAGAATCCAATGTAGGATTGCTAAcattaatgaatgaaaaaataattaacaaatccACCCAAGAGAGTTTGAATCTTAGACCCAAGTTGAGTAACCGACCTAGACACCAATCGGCTACAAGCCTTTTGATAACTAATAtgtcaaacaaaacaaaatatattcaatttaaaaaataattataatattaaataaaaataatataatattttttttaaattataaaattagtttaaattaaataattgaattttctttcatttttaatatattcacatttaaatattatacatatttcatttaataaaatttaaaatattaatataatttaatttgataatatcaaagataaaaataatattattgatttttaatttattcatatatattttaaattttataattattttaaattttaataaaatataaattacatatttatgacatcacccgTTGATCGCAGTTCAACCACCAATTTAACCACCGATTCAACCAGTGAATCTTAACAGTAACTTTTCTGGTTCAATGACcagttcaattttaaaaacattgctTAAAACATatcctaaattataaaattcgtatatttatcttcataaattataattagaataaagaaaattaagtaataatagAGATTGTAAAGTAATGAAAAAGTTTATGAAGGTAACCAAGGgaaataagagtaaaaaaataaaataaaaacacaaacttaaataataacttatttttttattttaaatcataatattaaattattttattatatatatttaatttatttattagattatttaaattgatttaccaaaaaCCGAGAAGGAATAACGAGATCTAGAAGGATGGGCCAAATTGAAAGAAGTGATAAATCCATTAGCTTCAATATCTTTACTAATTCTATGGTGCCAAATCATTCTAATAGTTATgcaaagtaataaaataaatcattaagtaaCATCCGTGGCAGAATATAATTCATCATTGCGCATTGATATATAAATGGTTTCCaccaaatttttgtttaaactttaaaGCAAATCAGCACTTTTCCCAAGTCAAGtcttcaatttttgtttaaactttgaAGCAAATCAGCACTTTTCCCAAGTCAAGTCTTGTACGCTGGACGACTCTTTCGCTTACAAACAACATAATTCTGGTCTTATTCTGCCTCGGCAGACTACACTCTTCTTTTCAGATAAACATTCACCGCCCAGAGAAGATATCGGATGCTACATACGATAATCTCCCTGCCCATCAAATGGCTGAGTCCTTTTCACCAGTCGCATTCCATGAAACTTTCTTATACTGGTGAAACAAACAACTTCACCTTTTAATACCATACACAGAAGTCAAAAATTCATTCTTCAATGTTGAAAATACTTCACAACAAGATGTTGGAGATACTACTTTGAGATATAAAGATGATCAAAGCTTGCTGTGTGTCCAACTGATTTGTGCATATATACCAATTGTTTCAAGTAATACCCATCATTTCATAATGATAACTAAGACGtgggagagaagaaaaaaagctGGCCTGTAGAAAATTCATGACGCGGACCAACACAAGCTTCTGTAGAAGAGTACAAAATCATTCAAGGAAGATCCACAGAAGCAAAATTTAACTCATAATTACACATTACTTTGATCTTCTTTTAGAGTTATACAGAGATTACTGGATAGTGTAGCTATCTAATTAGTCGATCCCATGAACAATATTCAGAACCACATAATATATAACAACTAGCTAGTTTTGATTCAACAATTACAGACACGGGCCTAAGCATCCAGAGACATAAGGACAGGCGAGAGAAATAGACTAAAACACTAATAGTAGTTCACGGACGCATCAGAAAACATGGTTTCTTCACCTTGAAAGCAATAAGAATCTCGTACCGGCGCTGTAGTGGTTATGTAAGGTTGCATCATGGCTAAGGTTTCATCAGGTGAGTAGAAAGCTTCTTGTTGGTGAGAAGGAAGAGAATCTGACTGGTAGAGCAGAGACGGGTCATCGTCCACGAAGTTGATCATGGTTTGGTGAAGCCATATCTGGGTCTTGAGGTACTTGACATAGTGAATAGCCTCCTCCAACATGGAAACAGTGTCCATCTTGGTTCCACCAGGAACCAAGCTCTGCAAGATCTTGAAGCGGTCGCTAATGCGGTGCCTCCTCTCTCTGGCCGCCACGCTCTGTGGGTCAGTGGAGAGCTTCACCCCTTTGCTTCTCTTCCCACCCTTCTTCTTATCCTTGCCGATGTTTGCCACTGAAGAGGACAGCGAGGAGCTGGGGTTGCTGCTGCTGGGATAATCCATTTTGAAAGAGCCTCACCACAAGCCTTCAAGACGTTTTGGAGCGTAGAAGATGAGTCAAGTTACCTTCAATTCATGTATATATAATAGGCAAATAAGAAGAGTGGCACGTTGATTTGAACAAACAGAGATATCGTCACATGAGTTCAGCCGATCTTTAGAGCAGGATACGGGTGTCTAACCTAGGGACATAGAGTATCAGAGTTAGGGTCTAAGACGCTAGCCCTTAAGCCAAGAGTGCTGCTTTGCCTTATTTGCTcaaactttaattatatatatatggtcatACTCAGCCTCAGGTATCTGTCTTGGGTCTAGGTATGTGGCCCTAGGAGGCCTCCACTAGGCAGCAGTGGCCCCTAGAGTcggcaagagagagagagaagaaatcaGTGAATTCGTCTTTACAAAGAAGTTGGGTAGTGGGCCTTGTGGGTGGTGGGGTGGGGGATGGGGGGTGGGTGGTGGGGGTCCTCGCTCTGAAATGGAAGTGGATGTGTCATAGTTGCAGGTGAGTCTATATATCTAAGGACAAAATCGTTGCTGGGCTTTTACTGTACGAACAATGCTTTTTCCCTAGGATATATACTGTTTGCTGAAAGAGAATAACTATTCATGTCCCCACTCATGACTACTCTTTTGCAAGAAAAGGGTAGAGGCATAATGTCCCTTCACCCAGAGCTCTTCTTTTAAggggttaatttttttttcccctcttttttttttttttgggtcctaATTTTACTTGATCCAACGCTGCATTCGAGCTAGATCCACTCTCTAATCACTGAAAAAGGTGAAAACTCCATGCTCCAAACGACACTGATCCAAGTGTTGTGTCTTGGTTTGGTTAATTGATTTGGAAATCATTATTGGTTGAACCTTCAAATCCACCGGGGGTGTTTTCTCCGGAATAAATGTGCAGTTGTA from Vitis riparia cultivar Riparia Gloire de Montpellier isolate 1030 chromosome 8, EGFV_Vit.rip_1.0, whole genome shotgun sequence includes the following:
- the LOC117921057 gene encoding transcription factor LAX PANICLE 1-like; amino-acid sequence: MDYPSSSNPSSSLSSSVANIGKDKKKGGKRSKGVKLSTDPQSVAARERRHRISDRFKILQSLVPGGTKMDTVSMLEEAIHYVKYLKTQIWLHQTMINFVDDDPSLLYQSDSLPSHQQEAFYSPDETLAMMQPYITTTAPVRDSYCFQGEETMFSDASVNYY